The following DNA comes from Excalfactoria chinensis isolate bCotChi1 chromosome 5, bCotChi1.hap2, whole genome shotgun sequence.
AACCTTAACGCAATGATAAtgaaaaaatcagaagaaatagCTACTTTAACTTCACACTTGTCCCAACAGAATCATAATATTTTAGCTCTGAAGGATGAAATTGATGGCCTAGtggttgaaaaagaaaacctaaaaaCTCTCatgggagagaaagaaactcTTATTTCTGAGAAGGATGTTTTGCTACAACAAATGAAGGATAGCAAAATGGCAGGAGAAGGTCAATATTTGCAAGTCATTTCAGATCtacaaaaccaaatgcaaacCCTAGGTTTTGAAACCAGCCAGCTTAGACAGACAattcaggagaaagaaaatgaatgtaagaGGCAAGCCCAAGAATTAAAGTTACTAAAAGATAAATCTGAGGAGTCTGATATACTTAGGGTTCAACTGTCTGAGAATATGGAGGTTATTTCTGACCTTCAGTATCAACTTAGAAatttgacagaaaaagaagcacagtTGATTGATTCAATTACACAGAAGGAtgaatgtttaaaacaaaagataGACGAATATGTTAGTTTAAAAGCACGCCTTTCTGATGTACAGGAATCATCCattttgcagcagaaacagaTAGAGCTTTTAACTTCAGAAGCAGAACAGTTAAAAGTACTTGTTTCCGAGAAAGATTTAGCTGTcaataatatttcattattcaGTGAGAATTTAAAGATGCAACTtcaagaaaaggagaatgaatgTGTTGTCTTAACGAAACAGGTAGCGGAGCTGGAGGAAGTAAAAGTGAATTTACAAAATGAAGTACAACATCAGAAGAATGTAATAATAGAAAAGGAACAGTCCTTATCAGAAAACGAATCCTCTcttatagaaaataaaactcttctCAAAGCTCTGAAGGAGAAAGCACAGGAAGACGAAGAGAAGATAAGTTTAATCTCTCAGCTTCAAAGTCAAGTACATGTACTGACACATGAACTACAAAAATCTAAGGAACTAGTCCAGGAGaaacaaaatgcctttttgtCTCTTCAGGAAAAAATTGAAGCACAGTGTGAACTAAGAACTGAGTTTAATGCAGCtcttaatgaaaaagaagaagttATTGCCAAACTGCTTAATTCTGTGAAGGAGAAGGATTCCAGTCTACAGttgacaaataaaaacatgagtGTTCTTTCTAATGAGATTGAGATTCTCAAAGAAGAATTAGAGAAAAGTGGTGCAACTGTGAAAAACCTTACTAAggaatttcaggaaaaaaatgaaagctttaatACTAATCAGAAGAAAATCGATTATTTGACAGTTGAGCTTGAGACTGTAAAAAGTGAACACCGTAAAGCACTAGACCAAATAAGTACATGGAAACAAGACTTACAGCAAAAAGAATTGGCTGTGGAGTCTCTGCGTATGACTTGCACTGAACAGGCAGATAATATAGCATGTCTAAAGTTGGAGTTGAATAATGTAAATTCCAAATCATCTCAAGACAGCCACGAAAGTGCACTTTTAATAGGTAGTCTGCAACACCAAGTAGAGTCTTtagtgaatgaaaaaaatatgttacaAGAAGATGCTGCTAAACTCATGGCTGAAAACACACAACTTATTGCATCTCAAAaccatttggaaaagaaattggAAGAGCTCcaagaaatgaatggaaaactAGAAGCCAGTGAGAATTACTTAAGAATGCAGATAGATGCTGTCCAACTGCAgatgaagactgaaaaagagaagttacAGATGCAGGTTAGTGTGAAGGGTGAAGAACTTTCTAAATTAGGGCTTAAATTTGAAAATCTAGAGCAAAATCTGCTTgagtcagaaaacaaatgggTGATGGAACTTGATAGGGCAactttagaaattaaaaatcttACAGGGCAATTGAAccatttagaaaatgaaatgaaatccaaGGATAGCAAAATCCAGTCTTTACAGGAGGAACTGGATCTTACCAAAGAGGAAATAACTCAAAGCTTATCTCCATTACTTAATAGTAGACttttatgtaaagaaaagaatgtgCAGACTTCAGATTCTGAACTGCTGTTAACTGATGGTAAAATACAATTGGAAAAATTTTCCTCTCTGATATCCACTATTTTGAGCAAAGAAGTAGAAAGAGAACAATTGCAGCTGGTTCttttagaaaaagagaaagaaatagatgTCATAAAAGATGAATTAAAAAGTATGCAGTCGcttgagaaagagaaggagctgCTACAGAATGATATTGATAAAATGAAGGGTACCTATGAATCTGAAATTAAATGCTTATCACAAGAAATGGTTGCTGTCAAGGAAACTTTATGTAAACAACAATCTCTTTTGCAAGAAAAGAATAGACAGATTGAATTTCTTCAAGACGagataaataaatcagaagaaataGTAAGAACCAGTCAAGAAAAACTGCACATTGACAGTAAAAAAGTAGCAAGTCTCCTTGAAGAAATGGGAAGCAAAGATCAATTCATAGAAGACTTAACTTCACAGGTAAATCAGCAAAAGGATTTAATTTCTGGTCTAAGccagcaaatgaaagaaaaggactGTTCTATTACCcagatcatggaatcattgtCTAGTGAAATGCTGAATTTTTCTGAAGAGAGGAATGCATTAAGCAGCAAACTGCAGGACCTTGAATCTGCTCATAATCATTCTGTAGGAGAACTAAATAGAGTGTTGCAGGAACTTGAGGACTGTAAGAAAGAACTGGAGCGTAGTCAGGTTGTATTAAGCAACAGAGAAGCTGATTTTAAAgatttaatgaaagaaaaggaggaaatgcATCTTAATCTTGAGAAACTTggcaaggaaaaagagaatctgaAGAAGAAGCTTCAAGCAGCATTGATAATAAGAAGAGATCTAATGCAGAAAGTTgcaaaactggagaaaaacGGGCAGgaagaaatagagaaagagaaaggaaaaagagaggagtTGTTGAAGAAAGTTGAGGAGTTAACAGACAAGCTGAAACTAGTTGAAGATCAAAATAAAGATTTAGAGACCTATCTTGGAACTCTGAAGCAACAGGTTAGagaaaaagatgacaaaataatTGACTTGAATGATACCTTGTCAGCAAAGTCCGCTTATTTAGAGGAACTTCAGGCCAATATTGCAGAACTAAATGCTGTTattgctgaaaaacaaattatttgtgAGCAGAACCTAAAATCTTTAGAGAAAAAGGATAACATGCTTGCTCATATGCAAACTATGCTTGATGAAAAAGTAAGTGCATATGAAGAGAAACATTCTCAGCTCTTAGTAGCTCTTGAAATGATGAAGTCTGAAgttaagaaggaagaagaattgTTGAAAAATTCCAGTTCTGGAGAGCCCAGTGCCAGGGACAAGAGAAAGTGTTTGCACACCAACAATGAAATTAGTgtaattcagttaaaaaaagaaaaagaagacttACAGAGGGATCTTTTGGTCAGGGAAGATGATGTAAGAACATTTCAGAATGAGGTGGCAGAGCACGCTAAACTTGCAGCAGATTTTGATGAACAAAACCACTTGAAGCATGTCAAACAAGAGCATAAAGCTCTCTGGGAAGATCTTCAAATAGAATGTAGAGAGTTTGACTTGAATcaattagaaaaacattttgggAAAGAGCTTGTTTCCCCtaaggaagaaggagaagaagaaagtgaCCTAGAGAATCTGGAATCCAGCAAATCTAGAAACAAGGTTCAGGCTGCATCCTTTGAAGTGTCAGAAAGCCTAATTACTTCAGTGACAAGTAAAGATACTGAATTGGAAGAACTAAGAAATAATTATGCAAAGCttcaggaggaaacagaaatgttaaaggaagagctgagaaaaatattAGTTGAATTTAGTGGTGGTGGAGAAAAAGCAGTAGACTTAAACTCCGTGAGACAACAAAAGCAGTACCAGGAACAATGTAAAGATGACCTTTTGGAGGATataaagcagctgcagaaaaagctgaaaacattcTTGGCTGAAACTGCAGACATGAAAATTTTGCTGGAATGTGtaaataatgagaaagaaacacttgttaaaaaaaatgaggaGGATTACAGGGTGAGCCAGGAGAAGCTACAGAAACTGAGAATGGAAGCTAATAAGGAAATTgcagaaaagaacaaggaaatagAAACATTGCATTCTTCACTTAAAGATTTTAAGGAGAAACTTGATCTTGAAAAGGAGTTGTTAAAAGAAGCTGTAAAGGAGGGCCAAGAAGTCCACCATTACAAAGCAGCATTTGAAGAAGtaaggaatgaaaaagagaagctgGTTCATCATTTAGAGGAGTCCAATTTGGAACTAATCAACATGAAAAGGGAGTTAAAGCATGTcagtcaagaaaacaaaaagcttctgACAGAACTTTGTTTGCTACGCGAGAAGGCTGAGATAAGTACTGCTGCAGTGTCAAGTAAAGagtgtaaagaagaaaatgatactGAAAAAGAACTGGTAGAGTTTTCTTCAGAAGGTGGTTTTCTTCAAGGAGGATTACAAAGTAAAGGCACCTCTTTTCAACTATCTAGGACTGGTTACTCTGGAAAAACTAATCtaaaagaagcagcagacaaTAAAAcccagaaagaaatggaaatggttCAAGAGCCACTTGCAAAAGCCATCAATGTAAGTGATTCTAAACCACAAGGACAAAGGGCTACAGCAGAAGAGAAGTCCAAAGACCACCTTCAAAGAAAATTACAAGCAGCTTTAATATCACGTAAGGAAGctctgagagaaaataaatatctaaaagaCCAGATTGATAAGCTCTTATTGGAAAGAGAAGAACTGGTAAACAAGACAAGTTCGCTTGAACGCTTGTTGTTAGAGCTTGGTAGAGAAAAACAGAGTTCAAATACTGTTTCTCCATTGTCTGAAGAGGAGAGCcttgtttctgaaaatgctaGACTGttggctgaaaatgaaaacctcACTGCTGCATGTGAAAGTCTTAAATCTACAATGGAGACAATAGTTCAAGAAAAAGAGGCGTTTTCTTTCCAGCTAAATACCTTAAAAGATTCTCAGACAGTTGAATTAACAGGTTGGAAGGCTAAACACAGTGAATTAAAGCAAGAATATGAATCCCTCCTTCAGGCTTATGAGAATATCAGTAGTAAAATAGCAGATATGAGGCAAGTTATTGATGTCactagaaaagagaaacaagaggCAATTCAGAGACTCAGGGAAGGGGAATCTGAGAAGGAGGCTCTTgagaaacattttcagaaacttGTTGATGAAAATGGAGTTATTAAGGATCAGCTGAAACAACTCTGTGAGTCCAAGAAATTGGAAGTTGATGAATTACAGAGTAAAGCAAAAAGGCAGATATGTGAACAAGAGGCAAGAATTGAAGAACACCAGGCTCGTCTTCACGAACTCACTCAACAGAATAATCAGCTAATGGAGGAAAATGAACAGCTGAAACAAACTTCCGAGAATTTAAAGCAGGCTTTAGAAAAAATTCAGGATGAAAATGACATCCTTCATAATAACATCACTGTAACTAAAGCAGCTCTGGGAGACCTCCAAGTTCAAATGGAAGTGTACCAAAATGATATGCAATCTAAAATCAGAGGTGCACTATATGAGAATGAATCATTGTTAACGGACATTAATGTGTTAAGGGATAAACTTTCTGAAAaggagcaagaaagaaaattaatttcagaaaaggtgaaagaaactgaaaagtctTTGGACTATAAAAATCATTGTATCACAAAGCTGGACATGGAGTGTAAAAATCTTACACGAGAAATTGTTAGTCTAAATGAAAAAGTTAAGATTTTAGAAGATGATAAATGTCTCTTACAGGAGGAATTAGAAAATGCACAAGAAAATTCTTACAAAGTAAAGAATGAGAGGGAATTCCTTGAGACAGAATTGCTTAATCATATTAAAGAGGTTGATCATCTTACTGATACGGTGAAATCAGCACAAGTGCAGAATAACGTGCTGTTGCAGCAACTGGAAGAATTAAAGGCAGAGAAGTGTAATGTgattagagaaaaagaagaacagcaGTTACAACTAATAAAACTATTTGAGGAGAAGGTGAAATGTGCACAGAGAGATAACAGTGGAAATAAAAACCGAACAAAAGAATTACAAGAACTCCTAaaggagaaacagcaggagATCAACCATTTGCAAAAGGATTCCATAAAATTCCAGGAGCTGATCCTGGATTTGGAAAGATCTGTGAAACTATCACagtcaaaaaatgaaaaatttgaAAAAGATTTGAGTAATATGTCAGAAAAGCTTACCAAATCGAATGAAGAAATATGCCATCTCAATGAAAAGCTGTCTTCACAGGTGAACTTGTTGGATCAGTCAAAGAAAGAAGTAGACAGGCTTACAGCTGAGAATCTTAATTGGAGAAAAGAACTTCAGAGGAAAGAAGATGAACTAGAAATCCAGAAGAGAGAATATGTGACAGAATTGGAGCTAAATCTTCAACAATTAAAACTGATTCACAAGGGAGAATTTTTGAACCTAGAGGAAAGACACAGtgccattcagagagaaaaagatagGGCAGTTAGTGAGATTCGAGGATTGCAAGAGGAGCTTAACTTTAAGGACTCTGAAAACAAGAAGCTTCAGGCAGATTTGAATGCAGCTTTGGCACGCTTAGCTGCTTTTGCAAAGTGTATGTCCTCTCTTCAAAATGACCGGGACAGGGtaatcactgaaatgaaaacctggGAAACGCAGTTCAAAGAGGCTATCCAGAATAAGGAGATACAAatagaaaacagtaataaaagaataatGTCCCTACAAGATgaactgaaagacaaaatgaCTCAGATTCAGGAACTGAATATCAAATATTCTGTGGGAGAGAAAACAAGGGATGAACTGTATTTAAGGCAAAAATCTGCTGATGTTCCATGGCGCAAAGAGCTCCATagaataaaggaagaaaatatacttttttttaataggcaGCAAGAGTTGGAGAATGCTCTTCAGTCAAAAGAGGAAGCTTTGCAAGCacttcttaaagaaaataattctcttaATCATCTCATGGAGAATAGTAAAAGTTCTGGAAGAGAGATAAAAGTACTGGAAAGTAATTTTACAAGACAAGAACAAGAACTGCAAAACCTTcttgctgaaaaggaaaaaattcatGCTGAGTTGGAAAAGCAGGTTACCATTTCTGAGCAACTGAAAATCATGTTGAATAATAAAGATAAAGAAATTTCCTTACTCATTTCTTCAAAAAGTGA
Coding sequences within:
- the LOC140253657 gene encoding uncharacterized protein isoform X2, which gives rise to MWKWGSGDDSPSKAVAAGSQDARSMSVTDLSEQLASTEQLVIQLKELVREKDAELRNKDHQLKEEKESADAKLSKVKLQNKAKVASLTSQLEELKKQLSASGGSEEKAEPKKASRDGDQENAAANRGKILVLRKRIEELESQITQKNEELQKKDAELEAQRYRGTEMDAMLAEKEKKLAERDAYIIDLQIACGSGGVTNEVLLPNEELKNELSIKESSLQSMQILVQQLNKKVGDSEEKCSLFQEEIESLKNVQSNERERFQKMEATYIENVRVLQNIIHEKEKELEAQGKKHEQELFKLAAKSDASADLEQLLKALKQKLHEKEEVMLGRTQVIDVLQKELDAKDQELKEINESMKRLQSEKENLQSKLDAERHVLRAQIKDMMEKHMLEMTKVREKYDAELHEIQEKHETELQEKDQALFQLKKQVAELTGSRQTNSKDVADLESTSKEKMEELEVQLKLKVEEASKSEAKFLKMKAWSKSRIKQLEDELKNFSSKNNDLSALNNRVSELEAEKEELELKLQSLHEVRTQNEELLTKLEIYEEQQRKLQADLDQVTKRAASQASESGSVDELQSQLMEWQENVPESEESRDRVREEKSAMALRMAQIEEEREAIVSGQQELEEELATVQGMGGLDQAGRKSGQTNRNLQEEYSFDRKQCFQEALNVTLDSADSAEGENMGGLRSVVEELELERNQLQEQILFLEERCQDLEDRLQLQSRMEALQNENERFQSQLTQLRNQQIRDTEKHQILISGLNEQLKGLSDRNSFLETSLGEKEEKLLSLTEKLEQIENMRKLLQERDLLNKELGEKFVHSEQKLKEALKKCSMYEVENAEQKNVISDLTEKVATLKEKTLKQDDMVESMQLDLDQTNEELDKLNTSHLEERSQLIQDLQKREREIDHLKEAVAEKDRELAALSLNMTEYSEQVIILKHQVQCKNEEIRAIEEALSKAEREADLLKEVQTADVRDASVKISVLSEKSNTMRLELERIRVENEAKNKENEELIRQISEYSITVKDLRSEIKANHVAYHNSLTECESQITLLKEQISKSSEKLQETENRQRKEAEYLKSQIEENSTLKEKWNSLLKEKENKEQTLENELKSVKDSYNKLVLEDAKKDEELSQLSRKLIEHAEHQETIKKELQEKQQIIMSLDKKLEFLEQQNEETKLKLTEDLKAKETCCEELNNQLSEIQKLIKKMEIETQEKASANKQLQTDLEEKETKLAEQVKANEHLKKSIDRVKEEKQQLVSENENLSKLLDVKECELLKKIQAVAEIESKLSISDAEYQKTLSVLNCEKNTLAKEIEQLSVAAKQKENSVAEQLQKKTKECNVLAGQLFESKEQAQQLHEQMQSVLIQLKDATDKETKKEEMLNSKLSECSTLIQELSQTKEHNLLLQEQVQSLTLDFEAKSKCLEEKIIQCDSLHKEIEDNKLCILKLQEEIKNLKEDKMKLSQWVEEKDLTLKSQGSELEKFRKQVSDKTEESTVLNNQLQLLSKEVTELKHKKEEFSNLLSEKSHELEILQSQLVQKQSDTSSARQQAHTAALENEKLKVDIENLNAMIMKKSEEIATLTSHLSQQNHNILALKDEIDGLVVEKENLKTLMGEKETLISEKDVLLQQMKDSKMAGEGQYLQVISDLQNQMQTLGFETSQLRQTIQEKENECKRQAQELKLLKDKSEESDILRVQLSENMEVISDLQYQLRNLTEKEAQLIDSITQKDECLKQKIDEYVSLKARLSDVQESSILQQKQIELLTSEAEQLKVLVSEKDLAVNNISLFSENLKMQLQEKENECVVLTKQVAELEEVKVNLQNEVQHQKNVIIEKEQSLSENESSLIENKTLLKALKEKAQEDEEKISLISQLQSQVHVLTHELQKSKELVQEKQNAFLSLQEKIEAQCELRTEFNAALNEKEEVIAKLLNSVKEKDSSLQLTNKNMSVLSNEIEILKEELEKSGATVKNLTKEFQEKNESFNTNQKKIDYLTVELETVKSEHRKALDQISTWKQDLQQKELAVESLRMTCTEQADNIACLKLELNNVNSKSSQDSHESALLIGSLQHQVESLVNEKNMLQEDAAKLMAENTQLIASQNHLEKKLEELQEMNGKLEASENYLRMQIDAVQLQMKTEKEKLQMQVSVKGEELSKLGLKFENLEQNLLESENKWVMELDRATLEIKNLTGQLNHLENEMKSKDSKIQSLQEELDLTKEEITQSLSPLLNSRLLCKEKNVQTSDSELLLTDGKIQLEKFSSLISTILSKEVEREQLQLVLLEKEKEIDVIKDELKSMQSLEKEKELLQNDIDKMKGTYESEIKCLSQEMVAVKETLCKQQSLLQEKNRQIEFLQDEINKSEEIVRTSQEKLHIDSKKVASLLEEMGSKDQFIEDLTSQVNQQKDLISGLSQQMKEKDCSITQIMESLSSEMLNFSEERNALSSKLQDLESAHNHSVGELNRVLQELEDCKKELERSQVVLSNREADFKDLMKEKEEMHLNLEKLGKEKENLKKKLQAALIIRRDLMQKVAKLEKNGQEEIEKEKGKREELLKKVEELTDKLKLVEDQNKDLETYLGTLKQQVREKDDKIIDLNDTLSAKSAYLEELQANIAELNAVIAEKQIICEQNLKSLEKKDNMLAHMQTMLDEKVSAYEEKHSQLLVALEMMKSEVKKEEELLKNSSSGEPSARDKRKCLHTNNEISVIQLKKEKEDLQRDLLVREDDVRTFQNEVAEHAKLAADFDEQNHLKHVKQEHKALWEDLQIECREFDLNQLEKHFGKELVSPKEEGEEESDLENLESSKSRNKVQAASFEVSESLITSVTSKDTELEELRNNYAKLQEETEMLKEELRKILVEFSGGGEKAVDLNSVRQQKQYQEQCKDDLLEDIKQLQKKLKTFLAETADMKILLECVNNEKETLVKKNEEDYRVSQEKLQKLRMEANKEIAEKNKEIETLHSSLKDFKEKLDLEKELLKEAVKEGQEVHHYKAAFEEVRNEKEKLVHHLEESNLELINMKRELKHVSQENKKLLTELCLLREKAEISTAAVSSKECKEENDTEKELVEFSSEGGFLQGGLQSKGTSFQLSRTGYSGKTNLKEAADNKTQKEMEMVQEPLAKAINVSDSKPQGQRATAEEKSKDHLQRKLQAALISRKEALRENKYLKDQIDKLLLEREELVNKTSSLERLLLELGREKQSSNTVSPLSEEESLVSENARLLAENENLTAACESLKSTMETIVQEKEAFSFQLNTLKDSQTVELTGWKAKHSELKQEYESLLQAYENISSKIADMRQVIDVTRKEKQEAIQRLREGESEKEALEKHFQKLVDENGVIKDQLKQLCESKKLEVDELQSKAKRQICEQEARIEEHQARLHELTQQNNQLMEENEQLKQTSENLKQALEKIQDENDILHNNITVTKAALGDLQVQMEVYQNDMQSKIRGALYENESLLTDINVLRDKLSEKEQERKLISEKVKETEKSLDYKNHCITKLDMECKNLTREIVSLNEKVKILEDDKCLLQEELENAQENSYKVKNEREFLETELLNHIKEVDHLTDTVKSAQVQNNVLLQQLEELKAEKCNVIREKEEQQLQLIKLFEEKVKCAQRDNSGNKNRTKELQELLKEKQQEINHLQKDSIKFQELILDLERSVKLSQSKNEKFEKDLSNMSEKLTKSNEEICHLNEKLSSQVNLLDQSKKEVDRLTAENLNWRKELQRKEDELEIQKREYVTELELNLQQLKLIHKGEFLNLEERHSAIQREKDRAVSEIRGLQEELNFKDSENKKLQADLNAALARLAAFAKCMSSLQNDRDRVITEMKTWETQFKEAIQNKEIQIENSNKRIMSLQDELKDKMTQIQELNIKYSVGEKTRDELYLRQKSADVPWRKELHRIKEENILFFNRQQELENALQSKEEALQALLKENNSLNHLMENSKSSGREIKVLESNFTRQEQELQNLLAEKEKIHAELEKQVTISEQLKIMLNNKDKEISLLISSKSDGISDYLTQVQTEHREQIKEYERQIQSLQREREQSEESRQKMENELRNLQMKADKADQDKAAIASELDAFKKSMSSLQNDRDNLFSKYKELEHLHQDVINQRDNLIAGSASENNALKQELRVLLNQIDDLHSENAMLNAQLIKYREDLNQVLSLKDHQLKDLLKQKLDFIKGLEQEKYDLQKQIKEVQLSSQLQKDTVVSLEHENKKLVSKVNDLESLIASLNKEKLISESGEKLLTSGSIQKKKSSSNGLYGEKVQKIDDLQKSLGRNTKDADGEYSKAFQTVEHGCEPIAFTEMIVEVQSQNRELRSQNEAFGKAMTALQNDRDRIIEDLNILQSKYTSELKSEKKKGVELEAELGSFKSRLVSILKENGLLKNILFDPANMVTVDQIADEIENLCRTFVTRELEISRLSSECGNYVQQIEAFSKAMASLQDDRDKLLQELSKQKVASETKQGGTASFPIACNSINDINYFKSNLDVPQIDRERLAKEGANLATVEISKLKAKVDDLEKALHQTKAFQAETEREIASYQSELAGLRMEKNLLLSESQALRNQYQMTVAEKDRQIAELQKLQEDIIVKKSISTANIYPVKVLETASLAGGADTPDDVKHVLAERNRLQNELQRCLQEMHQKDLHLHQINSKNVQSAEENAVLSAQLKTLSQTLRDNQLRYTDLQNRYLRLEREYQTMQVTSFQGTIQDETRAEVPPGAPQERSAVIVEIDNMELNELRKRLADTEQQYDSVQQALSQLTQTLAEEKRRREAAEEALGLSEELSNRVEVSSYRSVPSEYTVRMETEEEREALIINPSEHVTVRKVKRGALSFRRWLRGRSLTCSKLLTSRAKSRYLFLTYLVTLHLIVLLCLTGVL